The sequence below is a genomic window from Methanocalculus natronophilus.
ATGTCTTCGGGCCGCGGATCTGGCCATGGAGACGGCAGAAAGAGCCGATCATGATCGGGACCTTCACCTGGAGCTTCTCCTGGTCAAGATGCGTATGGGAGGGGAGTACAAGCGGGTGATCGGTATCAGAACAGAGTTCGTCAAAGAGCTGGTCGATCTCCTCTTCACGATCTATTCTGAGCATCATCATCACGTAGAGGAGAATATAGATGAAAACTGGCATCGGGTTTCTGACTTCAATTGCGCCACGTGCATCAAACCCATGCTCAATAACCACATTGTCGCCTATATCGAGGTTTCCAAGAACAGAAAGCTTCCCCCGGATCGTAACCCCCTCGCCGATATAGGCATCAGCTTCTGCAATGAGGTTTCCGTCAATCTCGCAGAAGTTGCCGACACGGAGATCTCCTGCTGCGGTTACATCACCCTTCAGGTGGCAGGATTCGGCGATGAAGACATCAAATCCGGAAACGCCATACTCGATCGTCGAATGTTCGCCGATGATGACATCTCCCGGCGCTTTTAGGATCCGCTCCTGGAGTTCGGTCTGATCAGGGAGGATGCAACCTTTGAGTACCACTTTTTCATCTGCAATGATATCCTCCATACCGGAATACACCTCAGGCACCGTATTTATCTGAACGGTTGATAAGATCAACGAGGATCGGCATAAGATCCTGTCCCCGGATCCTGTTGATGCCGCCTGTTGCACAGGAGATCTCATCAAAGGAAGAGACCAGGTCAGTTCGGACCCCGGGACCCCGGATCAAAAGCGGCACCGGATCCCCGGTATGATCTTTTGCGCAACAGGGGGTTGTATGGTCGCTGCAGATCGCGATGATGATATCAGACCTCCTGGTGAGTGGAGCAAGGGCACGGTCAATCACCTCAATAAAGTCCCGTTTCTCCCCGGCTTTTCCATCATGGCCAAATTCATCCGCACCCTTGATATTAACCAGGACAAAATCCTTTCTTTCGAGTTCGCGTTCGGCAGCAGCCATTTTTGCATCCAGATTGGAATCTGCGGATCCGGTTATCCCGGGCACCGCGATCCGCTCAAGGCCAGCAACAGATCCGATCCCCGAGATGAGGGCGGCAGCAGAGATGACGCTACCCGTCATCTTCCATTTCTCAGAGAATGGTTCAAACCTCCCCATGATCCCGGCTCCCCGGATCAGGACAATATTTGCCGGCATGAGACCTTCATTTTCCCTCTTTTTATTCAGCGGATGATCACTGAGGATCTCCTGTGACTGCCTTATAAACTCATTTGCTGCTTCAGCGGTCCTGTGATCCGATCCGGCCTCGGTCATTGGCCTGACCGGGAGCGGCGGGAGAAATTCGTGTTTCGGATCATTTGAGGTGACATGCGCTCCAAGCCCTTCCCCTTTAAATGCGAGAGCGGCACGATGGCCGGCACCTGGTTCAAAGAAGAATTCGAGATTATATGCAGAGAGATCAACACCCTCGCGCACGGCTTCACAGAGTGGTGCGGTCGATGGAATACGGCCTGCACGCCTGTCGATGATTGATCCGTTTTCATCAAGCGTTGCAAAGTTTGCTCGAAAGCCGATCATCCCTGCTTCCATATTGATAAAGCACCCTTCCGCCTCAAGCGGACCCCTGCCTGTATAGTATTTCTCGGGAGGGTATCCCAGCAGACTCAGGTGTGCAGTATCTGATCCCGGCCTGATACCGGGAGCAATAGTATCCATGATTCCGCAGACACCCTCTTTTGCCAGTTGATCGAGAACCGGGGTCGACGCTGCCTGAAGAGGGGTCAGGCCGCCAAGTGCGTCGCAGGGGCGATCAGAAATCCCGTCAAGCACCAGGAACAGTATCTTCTGCGCAGTCATCCTGCTATAGAGGTATACCTCAATACAATATCAGTATGCCCCTTCAGGGAGGAAAAAAAAGTTATGCGGCTATGGCCGCAGCCTTCTGTGCCGCAGTACTCACTGCTTCGGACTTGATCACATCGATCCTGCGGATCGGGAAGATTGTCCGTGATTCTTTGAAGATCTCGCGGGAGATATCACCATTGACAGCAGCTTTTGCAAAGGTTTCATAATCCATCTCTTTTGCGAGACGATCCACAACATCCAGCATCTTTGCACGGATTGCATGCACATGCGAGAGCTTTGCACGATTCAGCGTGAAACAGGTAATTGTCACCTGCAGTTCACGGCCGCCCTGAACCTTCTTTGTAACAGTTGCATCTATCCGCGATGTCCGCCGTTTCACGTGTGATCGGAGATAGTCACGGGTCACTTCATGGCCGATAAACTCGGTGTATGCTGCATCTCCTGCAACATTGTTGATCCGGAAACGCATCTTGATGTACTGTTTTGAGTAGTCCTGGATGATCTCACCAAGTGAGACCGCCATCACCCGGCCGATCAGGTTATCAGGATCTGCCGAGACGATGTCGCCAATATACACTTTACCATAGGTCTCAGGGGTGTAAACTTTGTACCAGCTCTTCGCCTTCCACCCTTCGACCCTTCGTCCAATTTGCTTCTTTTTTGCCATTATATCACCTTATTTTCATCATTTTCAAGATTATTGCCTTCTTCTGGTTCCGTTGTAGCAGGGTTGCAGAGTGCATCCGCAACCGAGAGGTTCATCAGATAGTCATCCAGTGATGCGAGGAGTGACCGGATGGGTTTTTCCATGATTACCATCTCGACCAGACCATCACGCACGCCTGTCTCCATACCCTCGAGGTTATCTGGAGAGAGGCTGCCTGCAACACAGTCTGGTGAAGCATGGCATGACCTGATCCTGCCTGAGCCAATCAGCATGCAGCAATCGCCTCCGTCACGATCTGCCTGAACCTGTCTGCTCCACCCTGCGGTATCGTCGCGCCTGCCCGCATCCCATGTCCGCCTCCGCTGCCTCCGACAGCAGATGCCGCCTCACTGATGACACTATCGAGGTTCAGATTGAGCCCCGGTGAGGACCGTGCCGAAACACGACATATTTCACCTTCCTTTGCAAGAACAAAGACAGGAGATGCCTGTATAAGGTCAGATGCAAGGAGATCCGCAATATCCGAGACAACACCGGTATCATTGACTGTATACCATCCGGATTCCAGGGACGCAGCCGAGTTATATCCCGTGATGATCCGCTGCCGGAATGTGGTGAAGATCTCCCAGGCCTCATCAAGCCCCGCCGGATCACCCATACAGAGCGAGACGGCAAGGCCGCCCCGCCCGGATTTGCCGCAGGCATCAATGACCGCAGCCATCGCCGGTGCAGGAGCAATCACCTCGCGCTCCAGTTCATAGATCTCAGAGACGATCCGCTGAAGCGCCTCTGCGGATGCCACCGATCCTGTCTCCAGGACAAGCCTGGAGAGGAAGACCGGGTCATCCTCCGGAGGTGTGCCGGATTCAACCATCCCGCAGAGATCCCTTGCGACTGCATCATTGCCTGAGATATCAGGGAGGAATGGATCTGTTGCGAAGAAGAGCTGCTCGTAGAGATCGCGGCCGGCGAGTGCAAACGCATGTTTTGTCGAGATGACACCGTTTGCTATCCCTTCATGCACGATCTCCCTGTTTTCACCTGAAATCTCCTGTTTGTCTCCGATTACACCAAGCAGTGCAAGTCCTGCCAGATCCCGGTTATCTCCAAGATGGAGGGCAACCTGGTAGGCAGCACCTGACGTCGAGAGCTCGAGATCCCCGTCAATACCATGCAGTCGTGGATTAACATGGAACTCCCCGGTAAAAGACGGGACATGGTGATCGATGACCATGACCGATTCGGGAAGATCCTGGAGGGACGAGCCGAAGTCACAGAGAAGAACGGGACGATCCTGGGGTACAGCAGCTGCAGTGATGTTTTCACGAATACGAAGATGGAACGGAACCTGAATTCTGGATAACGCCGTGCAGATAAGAGATGCGGCTGCTATTCCATCGGCATCGTGATGGGCATGAACCTCCACGAACCCGACGGTCTGCAGATGATCCGCGATTTTTTCTGCTGACGACGAAAACGGCATAATCTATCGGGAAAGGAGAATCTCTGCAGTCTCCGGTTTGTATGTCCACCCTTTCGGGAGCTTTCCGGTTCGTGTGTAGTATTTCACCAGTCGCCTGACCTTGGATTCGGTCAGCTGGAGCTGGCGCTTGTTATGAACATCCTTTTTATTCTCAGAGAGATGTCTGCGCAAGCCAAGTGCCTTCTCCATCAGGTTCCTGAGATCTTCGGGGATGTCTGAAACAAGGTTGTTCTCTTCAAGGATTGTACCAAGACGCTTGCCTGTCGCCTTTTTGATGTCAGGGACACCATATTTGTCCCGCAGCACCATTCCAATGACGGATGAAGAGACACCTTCCTTCTTCATTTCAATAACCTGTTTCTCGATCTCCGCGAGATCGGTGTTGAACCATTCCGGAACGTCCTTCCTGTTAGGCCGGACTGAACCCGATGATCCTCTCCGTCGTGCATGCATTCGTGCCATGTATACCTCGAAATTGTTGTTTATAGCCTGCCGTGCAGAAGAATCCTGCAGGAGTGTCTGGCAGCTGCCATTCACTGTAAGTCACGAAAAGAGCCGAAACTGACTCGCCGTAATCCCAAGCCCCCCCAAAAGGAGCAGTGCTGAAGAAGCACGTCGGACTTACCTTAGCCAGCACATAATGTGCGGTATACTATTCATCAGGCAGTATTTTAATAGTATCGGAAAAGAAGAGCTGGGTTTCATCCAGCAGGCGAGTCTGCCCCTCCGGGATACATGCCAACATATGGGGCATTGCAGTCCCCGTGTTCAGGATAAAGAGGCGTACCCGAGACCAGTTGATAGTCATCGAACCAGTATGCATCCGGGTTCCGTGTGCAGACCATGACTTTGCCCATCTCTCTTGGATTGGCAGCCTGGTGATATTTCAGCACGATATGATCATCTGTGCAGGCGGCTATCTCGATCTTGCCGGTTGCATGCGACATCACAAACCGCACACGTTTTGCAATACCTGAGACCCTGGCACGCGCCTCTTCAAATATCCGGTACCCCTCCTCTACCGGGACCGCATAGATATGATTGCCATGGGTCGGGCGGCACTGGAAGATATAGTAGGGTGAAATGCCGATAAACGAGAGTTTCTGGAAGAGTTCTGCCAGCACATCAGGAGAATCGTTAATGCCACGGAGAATTGGCGTCTGGTTCAGCACCATCACCCCTGCATCAGTGAGAGCGGTGACTGCTTTGACTGCTTCTGCTGTGATCTCGCGGGGATGCGTGAACTGGCTCATCACGTAGATCCGCTTCTCTGGAAGGCTGTACTCCTGCAGGAGATGAAGAAGATCCGGATCCTCTGAGATCCGCATCGGGTTGTAGGCAGGTAGCTTGCTCCCGATCCTGATAATACTGACATGATCGATCCTGCGAAGCTCTTCGATAATCTCCCTGAGCTTCCCTGTCCCAAGCATCAGGGGATCGCCGCCTGTGAGGAGGACGTTTGTTATCTCGGGATGATTTCTGATATAGTCAATACCAGCAGAAACATCCGGGGAGACTTCGTCTGCACCAGATACAAAGAGCCGTTTTCTGAAACAGTACCGGCAGAGTCCCCCGCACGAATCAGATACCAGGAGAAGGCCTGTCCGTGCATACTTGTGCTGAAGTCCTGGTGCATGCGTATAGGCCGATTCAGATGAGGGGTCGAGATTGCCTTCCTCCTCCTCGATCTCACCGGGATCGGGGATCACAAGCCGCCTGATCGGATCTGCTGGATCCGACCAGTCGATAAGACCCAGGTAATAGTCACTCGCCTTGAAGGAGAACCAGTTCAGAACCGCACCTATCTTTTCCCGCTCTTCACTTGAAATCCCTGGGATTTCCGATACAGATGTAATATAGCGTGTTTTCATAATAATCACCTCCGCTCAGGATACCATGATCGCACCGGACCAATTTCGGTACAACTGATAAAACGGCACACCCCTGACCAGGGCATACAAAGAAGGATGCACCTGCAGTCACGTGACCGATAATAACTCTAGAAAGCCAGGTACCTGTGGCATGCAATAGTATATAAAATTTGGCTGAAGCCACCCTGATAAGACTGAAATGAGCTCTGATAAAAAAATAGAGAAGAATATAAGCTTTTTATTTTTTATGTTTTGACTTTTTTCCCTTTGGTTTTGCCATTGAGATAAGGTCGACAACGTAGCTGCCATCCTTTCCAACACCAATCACCCGTTCATCAGACTGGACCAGTTTCTCAATATTCAGCTCATAGCTGCCCGGACCCACTATCCTGACGCTCTCGACACGATCATAAAAGTCATCCTGCTTTTTCCTCTGCGTTTTTACTTCCAGAACAGGTTCGTTCGTCTCGGTTGCAATATCCTCGATGGACTTCTCTTCAAGGACATCCTTATGCCTCACCCTGTCACTGACATACAGGAACTTCTTTCCGTCACAGCTCGGACATCCCCTCAGAATCTCAGTTGAGCCATCCCGAAACTCACGGCCGCACTGGGTGCATTTGTGAGGCATGGTATCTGATCACCTCCCTGAAGAGAGAGAGGCCCAGGCAACAAGCCGGTCTCGCTCGATCTTCAGCATCTTCAACTGCCCAGCAGGTCCAATGACCGTCATCCGGCCCTGCGGCTTCTTCCGACCACCAAATATCTTCGCAAATATACCGCCGGATTCTGCTTCACTTCCCGGGTAGGTCTCCATCTCAATTCCCGAAAAACCGCCTGGCCGGATCTCCATCATCGTATACTCAACAAGAAGACTCTGTTCATCTGGTGAAAGCCCACGTTCAAGGACAACGACATTCCCGAGCATAACTGAATCGAGGATCGTCCGGATCTTCTCCATTCCGGTCAGGTTTTTGAGTCGGTCTGCCGAGATCAGTTCAATCTGTACTCCCTGTATCATTGGTATCACCTGAAATGTTCTGTCATAATATCGTAGAGCTCATCCATATTTGTCCCTTCAAGCCCTGATACAGAGACAACCGGATGCTGCGGAAACGCACTCTTTATCCTGGAAGGTGCGGCATCCGGGAGATCGGTCTTGTTCGCGAGGATAACCACCGGCAGGTCCCTGCTCTCGATGATACCGACCATCATGATGTTCACCTGCATGAAGGGATCAAGCGTGCTGTCCATCACGTAGATGACACCGTTGATATCCTCCCTGAGCCAGTGCATCGCTTCGGCAACACCCTCGGTTGCCTCACGGGCACGGGTGATCGCCTCATCCTGTTCAAGTCCGTATTCAAGGAACTCATGGTAGTCGATCTTGGTTGTCACACCGGGAGTATCGACGATATCAAGAGCAAGCGTATTCCCGTTTGCACCGGTGATCACCACATCCTCCCTCCGCCGTGCCCGGCGGGTTTCGTGAGGTATCTCGGAGACCGGGCCGACTGCATCACCTGAACAGTCCCTGACGATGCGGTTTGCCAGCGTTGTCTTCCCGGCATTTGGCGGACCATAGATACCGATCCGGGATCTCGACCTCCGGAATATTGACTGGAAGAATCTTCTGAATCTGTTTTTTGCCCGACTGAACATACTCATCTGTCATCCCCTTTTCCACAAGATGCTTCAGACTCCTTTCTTCTGCTTTTTGATATCATAGAAATCGATAGTACCTGTACTCTTCTTTCGATTACTAATAATACTACCCTCCAGCCAGCAACAGCTTTTCCGGGATACCAGGCAGTTTCCGGGTATCAACAGATCCCTGTCATTTCACCACAGGGTCTGCCTGTCGAATCATTTTAATATGGGCATCGCGTAGTAGTTGTGTCCATCAGCGGAAAGCAGAAGACGGAGGTGAAATAGAAATGAGACATAGTGATAACATGGATTTCGAGACACGCATCCCGGTTCGGGAAGTGATGAAACTTCATCCAACCACAATCGATGCATACGCCACAACGGCTGATGCGGCCAGGGCAATGTGCCGTGACGAGGTTGGGAGCTGTATTGTGCTTCAGAACAACCTTCCAATCGGTATTGTAACCGAGGAGGACTTCAACTGCAAGGTAATGGCCAAGGACAGAAAACCTGGCGAGGTATATGTGAAGGACGTCATGAGCACCCCGCTGATTACCATTGGTGGAGAGGCAGTAATCGCAGACGCCGCAAAGATGATGGTAAAGAGCCGTGTCCGGCGGCTTCCTGTGGTTGATGCGGACCAGAAGGTAATCGGTATGATCACCGTCCGGGACATCCTCGGCGTGGCAAACGAGATCAACGAGATCATGACAGATCTGATCGTCATCAACAGGATGAACGACTACCATGCCGGAATCTGTGACCGCTGCGGAAGCATGTCAGATGATCTGGTCACATTCGACAGCCAGACTATCTGCCCGGTCTGCCGTGAAGAGGAGTCAATCCTATGAAAGTCGCCCGAGATCTGATGATTGAGGTCACGACCCTTCAGGCAGACGAGTATGTCACCCGGGCACGGCAGATCCTGCGGGATGATGTCCATCGGGAGATCTTCATCACCGATTCAGATAACCAGCTTGAAGGGAAGATCACTATCACCGATGTCCTGAGAGTGATGGATACACGATCCAATGTCACTATTGCAGGTTTCATCAGCCATGCAGCAGCTGTTCCAATGGAGGCACCTCTTGAAGATGTTGCATCAGCCATTCTCGCATCAGAAGCAGACAGCGCAGCTGTTGTCAATGCAAAAAATGAATGCATCGGGGCCATTCTGCTCAGGGATCTCTTCCCGATCCTGGTCTCCCGCCATGAGATCAAGGGCAGGGTTCTC
It includes:
- a CDS encoding Zn-ribbon domain-containing protein, translating into MPHKCTQCGREFRDGSTEILRGCPSCDGKKFLYVSDRVRHKDVLEEKSIEDIATETNEPVLEVKTQRKKQDDFYDRVESVRIVGPGSYELNIEKLVQSDERVIGVGKDGSYVVDLISMAKPKGKKSKHKK
- a CDS encoding KamA family radical SAM protein, producing MKTRYITSVSEIPGISSEEREKIGAVLNWFSFKASDYYLGLIDWSDPADPIRRLVIPDPGEIEEEEGNLDPSSESAYTHAPGLQHKYARTGLLLVSDSCGGLCRYCFRKRLFVSGADEVSPDVSAGIDYIRNHPEITNVLLTGGDPLMLGTGKLREIIEELRRIDHVSIIRIGSKLPAYNPMRISEDPDLLHLLQEYSLPEKRIYVMSQFTHPREITAEAVKAVTALTDAGVMVLNQTPILRGINDSPDVLAELFQKLSFIGISPYYIFQCRPTHGNHIYAVPVEEGYRIFEEARARVSGIAKRVRFVMSHATGKIEIAACTDDHIVLKYHQAANPREMGKVMVCTRNPDAYWFDDYQLVSGTPLYPEHGDCNAPYVGMYPGGADSPAG
- a CDS encoding Era-like GTP-binding protein; the encoded protein is MSMFSRAKNRFRRFFQSIFRRSRSRIGIYGPPNAGKTTLANRIVRDCSGDAVGPVSEIPHETRRARRREDVVITGANGNTLALDIVDTPGVTTKIDYHEFLEYGLEQDEAITRAREATEGVAEAMHWLREDINGVIYVMDSTLDPFMQVNIMMVGIIESRDLPVVILANKTDLPDAAPSRIKSAFPQHPVVSVSGLEGTNMDELYDIMTEHFR
- a CDS encoding CBS domain-containing protein, which produces MRHSDNMDFETRIPVREVMKLHPTTIDAYATTADAARAMCRDEVGSCIVLQNNLPIGIVTEEDFNCKVMAKDRKPGEVYVKDVMSTPLITIGGEAVIADAAKMMVKSRVRRLPVVDADQKVIGMITVRDILGVANEINEIMTDLIVINRMNDYHAGICDRCGSMSDDLVTFDSQTICPVCREEESIL
- a CDS encoding 2,3-bisphosphoglycerate-independent phosphoglycerate mutase, with amino-acid sequence MTAQKILFLVLDGISDRPCDALGGLTPLQAASTPVLDQLAKEGVCGIMDTIAPGIRPGSDTAHLSLLGYPPEKYYTGRGPLEAEGCFINMEAGMIGFRANFATLDENGSIIDRRAGRIPSTAPLCEAVREGVDLSAYNLEFFFEPGAGHRAALAFKGEGLGAHVTSNDPKHEFLPPLPVRPMTEAGSDHRTAEAANEFIRQSQEILSDHPLNKKRENEGLMPANIVLIRGAGIMGRFEPFSEKWKMTGSVISAAALISGIGSVAGLERIAVPGITGSADSNLDAKMAAAERELERKDFVLVNIKGADEFGHDGKAGEKRDFIEVIDRALAPLTRRSDIIIAICSDHTTPCCAKDHTGDPVPLLIRGPGVRTDLVSSFDEISCATGGINRIRGQDLMPILVDLINRSDKYGA
- a CDS encoding 30S ribosomal protein S3ae, which codes for MAKKKQIGRRVEGWKAKSWYKVYTPETYGKVYIGDIVSADPDNLIGRVMAVSLGEIIQDYSKQYIKMRFRINNVAGDAAYTEFIGHEVTRDYLRSHVKRRTSRIDATVTKKVQGGRELQVTITCFTLNRAKLSHVHAIRAKMLDVVDRLAKEMDYETFAKAAVNGDISREIFKESRTIFPIRRIDVIKSEAVSTAAQKAAAIAA
- a CDS encoding polymer-forming cytoskeletal protein, with the translated sequence MEDIIADEKVVLKGCILPDQTELQERILKAPGDVIIGEHSTIEYGVSGFDVFIAESCHLKGDVTAAGDLRVGNFCEIDGNLIAEADAYIGEGVTIRGKLSVLGNLDIGDNVVIEHGFDARGAIEVRNPMPVFIYILLYVMMMLRIDREEEIDQLFDELCSDTDHPLVLPSHTHLDQEKLQVKVPIMIGSFCRLHGQIRGPKTSVGSNTTLFGSIRALDSIAVSPGAIIHGNVEAKNDIVIEEYVHVLGNVSARRVTMDEDATVEGLIRSTDGLTIRRNT
- a CDS encoding KEOPS complex subunit Pcc1, which codes for MLIGSGRIRSCHASPDCVAGSLSPDNLEGMETGVRDGLVEMVIMEKPIRSLLASLDDYLMNLSVADALCNPATTEPEEGNNLENDENKVI
- a CDS encoding DUF2073 domain-containing protein encodes the protein MIQGVQIELISADRLKNLTGMEKIRTILDSVMLGNVVVLERGLSPDEQSLLVEYTMMEIRPGGFSGIEMETYPGSEAESGGIFAKIFGGRKKPQGRMTVIGPAGQLKMLKIERDRLVAWASLSSGR
- a CDS encoding CBS domain-containing protein, which encodes MKVARDLMIEVTTLQADEYVTRARQILRDDVHREIFITDSDNQLEGKITITDVLRVMDTRSNVTIAGFISHAAAVPMEAPLEDVASAILASEADSAAVVNAKNECIGAILLRDLFPILVSRHEIKGRVLDVMTEQVICSDADDSIQKVYATILDSGYASLPIVSKKEIVGIISRRDLVENGRIRHSIGNSKKIPINRVMNTPVITTGPDAMVSDAANLMITHDISRMPVVRDRVIVGILDRHDVLKTLVKKA
- a CDS encoding 30S ribosomal protein S15, producing MARMHARRRGSSGSVRPNRKDVPEWFNTDLAEIEKQVIEMKKEGVSSSVIGMVLRDKYGVPDIKKATGKRLGTILEENNLVSDIPEDLRNLMEKALGLRRHLSENKKDVHNKRQLQLTESKVRRLVKYYTRTGKLPKGWTYKPETAEILLSR
- a CDS encoding DHH family phosphoesterase, encoding MPFSSSAEKIADHLQTVGFVEVHAHHDADGIAAASLICTALSRIQVPFHLRIRENITAAAVPQDRPVLLCDFGSSLQDLPESVMVIDHHVPSFTGEFHVNPRLHGIDGDLELSTSGAAYQVALHLGDNRDLAGLALLGVIGDKQEISGENREIVHEGIANGVISTKHAFALAGRDLYEQLFFATDPFLPDISGNDAVARDLCGMVESGTPPEDDPVFLSRLVLETGSVASAEALQRIVSEIYELEREVIAPAPAMAAVIDACGKSGRGGLAVSLCMGDPAGLDEAWEIFTTFRQRIITGYNSAASLESGWYTVNDTGVVSDIADLLASDLIQASPVFVLAKEGEICRVSARSSPGLNLNLDSVISEAASAVGGSGGGHGMRAGATIPQGGADRFRQIVTEAIAAC